From Novosphingobium resinovorum, the proteins below share one genomic window:
- a CDS encoding Lrp/AsnC family transcriptional regulator, whose protein sequence is MMEFVILGEIVAETVDIDAFDRRIIAIVRRNNLAPARTIAAQVGLSESAVLRRMRRLRAAGVIVADVALIDPARLAPAITIHVLVELNQSGLRMEQAFAARLDRCPEVIGAWNVTGRTDFLLMVSVPTIEAYQRFADDVLASDENVRDFETLVSLREIVRFDPLRAGLPL, encoded by the coding sequence ATGATGGAATTCGTCATCTTGGGAGAAATTGTGGCGGAAACAGTCGATATCGACGCGTTCGACCGGCGAATCATCGCGATCGTCAGGCGCAACAATTTGGCGCCCGCCCGCACGATCGCCGCGCAGGTCGGTCTTTCGGAGAGCGCGGTGCTACGCCGCATGCGCCGGTTGCGGGCGGCCGGGGTGATCGTCGCCGACGTCGCGCTGATCGACCCCGCGCGGCTGGCACCGGCGATCACGATCCATGTGCTGGTGGAACTCAACCAGTCGGGCCTGCGCATGGAGCAGGCCTTCGCGGCAAGGCTGGACCGCTGCCCGGAAGTGATAGGGGCGTGGAACGTGACCGGGCGCACCGACTTCCTGCTGATGGTCAGCGTGCCGACGATCGAGGCCTACCAGCGCTTCGCCGACGACGTGCTCGCCTCCGACGAGAACGTGCGGGATTTCGAGACACTGGTGAGCCTGCGCGAGATCGTGCGGTTCGACCCGTTGCGCGCCGGCCTGCCGCTTTGA
- a CDS encoding EamA family transporter codes for MNTLSASAGSPPSPLLRAAPYVALACSILAFCVGTSYGKQLFPAVGATGAIAYRVGFSALILLLLFRPWRAPLTRADLVATMRYGAVLGLMNLSFYLAIRTIPLGLAIAIEFLGPLTVSLLYSRRAGQFAMVAMAAAGLALLLPLHASPHALDPVGVGFALLAGLCWGLYIVFGKKTTHLPGGQAVALGMATAAVVVVPIGVVEAGSALLAPSLILLGLATAVLSSAVPYSLEMIALKQIPANRFGVLMSLEPAVGALAGAVLLGEHLLPVQWLAVALVVAASAGSVLLGDAKAELPTAQ; via the coding sequence ATGAACACCCTGTCCGCCTCCGCCGGTTCACCCCCTTCGCCGCTCCTGCGCGCCGCGCCCTATGTCGCGCTTGCCTGCTCGATCCTGGCGTTCTGCGTGGGCACGTCCTACGGTAAGCAGCTGTTTCCGGCGGTCGGCGCGACGGGTGCGATCGCTTACCGCGTGGGCTTTTCCGCGCTGATCCTGCTGCTGCTCTTCCGCCCTTGGCGCGCCCCCCTGACCCGTGCGGACCTGGTTGCGACGATGCGCTACGGCGCGGTGCTGGGACTTATGAACCTCAGCTTCTACCTTGCCATCCGCACGATCCCGCTCGGCCTCGCCATCGCGATCGAGTTCCTCGGGCCGCTGACCGTCTCGCTGCTCTATTCGCGCCGTGCCGGGCAGTTCGCGATGGTCGCCATGGCGGCCGCAGGGCTGGCGCTGCTGCTGCCGCTCCATGCATCGCCCCATGCACTGGACCCTGTCGGCGTCGGCTTCGCGCTGCTGGCGGGGCTGTGCTGGGGGCTCTACATCGTGTTCGGCAAGAAGACGACGCACCTCCCCGGCGGTCAGGCCGTGGCCCTGGGCATGGCGACCGCAGCCGTGGTCGTCGTCCCCATCGGCGTGGTCGAGGCGGGCAGCGCCCTGCTCGCTCCTTCGCTGATCCTCCTCGGGCTGGCCACCGCCGTGCTGTCCAGCGCCGTACCCTATTCGCTGGAGATGATCGCGCTCAAGCAGATCCCGGCCAACCGGTTCGGCGTGCTGATGAGCCTGGAACCCGCCGTCGGCGCCCTCGCCGGAGCCGTCCTGCTGGGCGAGCATCTGCTGCCTGTCCAGTGGCTGGCCGTCGCGCTTGTGGTCGCGGCCTCGGCCGGATCGGTGCTGCTGGGCGATGCCAAGGCAGAGCTGCCGACCGCACAGTAG